One Triticum dicoccoides isolate Atlit2015 ecotype Zavitan chromosome 5B, WEW_v2.0, whole genome shotgun sequence genomic window carries:
- the LOC119309355 gene encoding uncharacterized protein LOC119309355 codes for MPFVIIMRVQPSCSRRPDRAAGGEEEEAEGHQRAGGVREEEQEADLHPQQGPRPAPQADGLARHGAHGHQRRLQQRPHLRARHGALVRQPIRPRGRRDAGAAKGGCRDIEPMQEDGGARGLSSSSSIRWKGLEPLKHLNGAYVCTLHFILGECD; via the exons atgccttttgttattataatGAG ggtcCAACCCAGCTGTAGCCGTCGTCCAGACCGAGCCGCCGGAGGGGAAGAAGAGGAAGCGGAAGGCCACCAGCGCGCTGGTGGTGTCCGAGAAGAAGAGCAGGAAGCTGACCTTCACCCCCAGCAAGGACCCCGTCCGGCGCCTCAAGCAGATGGCCTCGCTCGCCACGGCGCTCACGGCCACCAGCGCCGACTTCAGCAACGACCTCACCTACGTGCCCGACATGGCGCCCTGGTCCGCCAACCAATCCGCCCTCGTGGCAGGAGGGATGCAG GTGCTGCCAAGGGAGGATGCAGAGACATCGAGCCTATGCAAGAGGATGGTGGAGCAAGGGGCCTCTCCTCGTCGTCTTCAATCCGGTGGAAGG GATTGGAGCCCTTGAAGCATTTGAATGGAGCATATGTATGCACGTTGCACTTCATCTTAGGCGAGTGCGACTGA